The Pseudomonas sp. GD03919 region TAAGCAGAGGAAATACCATGCAAATGTTAATCATCAACGGACAGTCGCAGCAGGTTGACGTTGCCCCCGATATGCCTCTGCTATGGGTCCTGCGCGATGTGCTGGGCCTAACCGGAACCAAGTATGGCTGCGGCATCGCCCAGTGCGGCGTGTGCACCGTGCACCTCGATGGCCAGCCGATTCGTTCGTGCGTGACGCCGATTTCCGCCGTGGCGGGCCGCACGATCACCACCATTGAGGCCATCGGTGAGACGGTCGTGGGCCAAGCCGTGCAGCAGGCCTGGCTGGCGCATGAGGTGGTGCAATGCGGTTACTGCCAATCAGGGCAGATCATGGCCGCCACGGCGCTGCTGCAGCGCCAGCCGAAGCCCGATGATCAGGCAATTGATGCCGCCATGGCGGGCAATCTGTGCCGCTGCGCCACCTACACCCGGATTCGCACGGCCATTCACAGTGTTGGCCAGGTTGAGGAGGCGTGAGATGAAAAAGCCTAACGAAGTGACTGTTGATATGTCCCGTCGCCGCCTCTTGCAGGGCAGCGGTATCGCCCTCGGTGGTTTGGTGTTGAGTACCTGGCTACCGCCGCTGGTGGCCAAAAGCGCAGCCGCCGAGGCGGCTGCGGCAGGTCGGCTTGGTGATCACTCCGCGGAGGGTTACGGTGCCTTTGTCCG contains the following coding sequences:
- a CDS encoding (2Fe-2S)-binding protein → MQMLIINGQSQQVDVAPDMPLLWVLRDVLGLTGTKYGCGIAQCGVCTVHLDGQPIRSCVTPISAVAGRTITTIEAIGETVVGQAVQQAWLAHEVVQCGYCQSGQIMAATALLQRQPKPDDQAIDAAMAGNLCRCATYTRIRTAIHSVGQVEEA